One window of Alosa sapidissima isolate fAloSap1 chromosome 21, fAloSap1.pri, whole genome shotgun sequence genomic DNA carries:
- the zgc:64022 gene encoding zgc:64022 yields the protein MVVQVNQRTPNSRKTMDGSQQRVEANILLLGADNVGKSALTVRFLTRRFIGEYGDIDSIYSRSDKIDGRDICFNIWDSSHSQNGDEAGHISERQLQWADGFILVYSICDRASFNVVRQQVQRIRQAKNKLPAAVPIIIVGNKRDLQHRRTVSSEEGRLLALSADCGFFEISAAETYHGVLLVFHELIELIREARALKKGAAGFRGIVRSMSAVFGRKRTE from the exons ATGGTTGTTCAGGTGAATCAGCGAACGCCCAACAGCAGAAAGACAATGGATGGAAGTCAGCAAAGGGTCGAAGCAAACATTTTGTTATTGGGAGCAGACAATGTTGGGAAGTCTG CACTTACAGTGAGATTCCTCACGCGGAGGTTCATCGGAGAATACGGTGACATAG ATTCCATATACAGCCGCAGCGATAAAATTGATGGACGGGATATCTGTTTCAACATCTGGGACTCTTCACACTCTCAG AATGGTGATGAGGCCGGACACATAAGTGAAAGACAGCTCCAATGGGCAGACGGCTTCATCCTGGTGTACAGCATCTGCGACCGGGCGAGCTTCAACGTGGTGCGACAACAGGTGCAGCGTATCCGGCAGGCCAAGAATAAACTGCCCGCCGCCGTACCCATCATTATCGTGGGCAACAAGCGGGACCTCCAACACCGCCGAACGGTTTCCAGCGAGGAAGGGCGCCTACTCGCGCTCTCTGCAGACTGCGGATTCTTCGAGATCTCCGCCGCGGAAACCTATCACGGCGTGCTGTTGGTGTTTCACGAACTGATTGAACTAATCCGTGAGGCGCGAGCCTTGAAGAAAGGCGCTGCTGGCTTCAGAGGCATAGTGCGAAGTATGTCGGCGGTGTTTGGGCGCAAGAGAACGGAGTAA